From the Carya illinoinensis cultivar Pawnee chromosome 4, C.illinoinensisPawnee_v1, whole genome shotgun sequence genome, one window contains:
- the LOC122306990 gene encoding aldehyde dehydrogenase family 2 member C4-like isoform X1, with protein sequence MESNSNQSSVSFVKIPTIKFTKLFINGEFVDAVSGKTFETIDPRTGEMIARVAEGDKEDVDLAVKAARQAFDHGPWPRLPGSARARIMMKFADLIEENVEELAVLDTIDAGKLFSMGKAIDIPMAAKNLRYYAGAADKIHGEVLKMSREFHAYTLREPIGVAGLIIPWNFPSAMLMCKVSPALAAGCTMVVKPAEQTPLSALYFAHLAKLAGIPDGVLNVINGYGPKAGAAITSHMDIDAVIPNSVSFTGSTEVGRKVMQAAATSNLKVVSLELGGKSPLIIFDDADVDMAAQLAIFGILFNKGEVCVSSSRVYVQEGLYEELVKKLVEKAKAWVVGDPFDPKVQQGPQIDKKQFDKILSYIEHGKREGATLLTGGKPLDGKGYYIEPTIFSEIKEEMLIAKEEIFGPVLGLAKFKTVEEAIKRANSTRYGLAAGIVTKDINVANTVSRSIRAGSIWINCYAALDFDCPFSGYKMSGFGSSLGLEALDIYLKVKSVVTPLFNTPWL encoded by the exons ATGGAGAGTAATAGCAACCAGAGCTCGGTCTCTTTTGTCAAAATTCCAACGATTAAGTTCACCAAGCTGTTCATCAATGGGGAATTTGTAGATGCCGTTTCAG GGAAAACATTCGAGACAATTGATCCGAGAACGGGAGAGATGATAGCAAGGGTTGCAGAAGGAGATAAGGAAGATGTTGATTTGGCTGTGAAGGCTGCACGACAGGCTTTCGACCATGGCCCATGGCCTCGCTTGCCAGGCTCT GCAAGAGCAAGGATAATGATGAAATTTGCGGACTTAATTGAGGAAAATGTAGAAGAATTAGCTGTCCTGGATACAATAGATGCCGGGAAATTGTTCAGTATGGGCAAGGCCATAGACATTCCTATGGCAGCAAAGAACCTTCGATATTATGCAGGTGCAGCTGATAAAATTCATGGAGAAGTGCTAAAAATGTCTCGTGAATTTCATGCATATACCTTGCGCGAGCCTATTGGTGTCGCAGGACTTATCATCCCCTGGAACTTCCCTAGCGCCATGCTCATGTGCAAAGTTAGCCCTGCTTTAGCCGCAGGGTGCACCATGGTTGTCAAACCTGCTGAACAAACTCCTCTCTCTGCTCTCTATTTTGCTCATCTTGCTAAGCTG GCTGGTATCCCTGATGGAGTGCTCAATGTTATAAACGGATATGGACCTAAGGCTGGGGCTGCCATTACATCTCATATGGACATTGATGCTGTAATTCCTAATTCA GTTAGTTTTACCGGCTCCACGGAAGTGGGACGCAAAGTAATGCAAGCCGCAGCAACAAGCAACTTGAAAGTGGTTTCACTTGAATTAGGAGGCAAGTCACCCCTTATAATATTTGATGATGCGGATGTAGATATGGCCGCTCAGCTTGCTATCTTCGGCATCCTATTCAACAAG GGAGAAGTGTGTGTATCAAGTTCTCGTGTTTATGTTCAAGAAGGGTTATATGAGGAGCTTGTGAAGAAATTAGTGGAAAAGGCAAAAGCATGGGTGGTTGGGGATCCTTTTGATCCTAAAGTTCAGCAAGGACCCCAG ATCGACAAGAAGCAGTTTGACAAGATTCTTTCATACATTGAGCATGGCAAGAGAGAAGGAGCCACCCTATTAACAGGGGGTAAGCCCTTAGATGGGAAGGGATATTACATTGAACCTACGATTTTCAGTGAAATTAAG GAAGAAATGCTTATTGCAAAGGAAGAAATATTTGGGCCTGTTTTGGGGCTGGCAAAGTTCAA AACAGTTGAAGAGGCGATTAAGAGGGCAAACAGTACTAGATATGGACTAGCAGCGGGAATCGTGACCAAGGACATCAATGTGGCTAACACTGTATCAAGATCAATCCGAGCAGGCAGTATTTGGATCAATTGCTATGCTGCTCTCGATTTTGACTGTCCTTTCAGCGGGTATAAGATGAGTGGATTCGGAAGTTCTCTTGGATTAGAAGCCCTTGACATTTATCTTAAAGTTAAGTCGGTTGTAACTCCCCTTTTTAATACTCCCTGGCTTTGA
- the LOC122306990 gene encoding aldehyde dehydrogenase family 2 member C4-like isoform X2: MESNSNQSSVSFVKIPTIKFTKLFINGEFVDAVSGKTFETIDPRTGEMIARVAEGDKEDVDLAVKAARQAFDHGPWPRLPGSARARIMMKFADLIEENVEELAVLDTIDAGKLFSMGKAIDIPMAAKNLRYYAGAADKIHGEVLKMSREFHAYTLREPIGVAGLIIPWNFPSAMLMCKVSPALAAGCTMVVKPAEQTPLSALYFAHLAKLAGIPDGVLNVINGYGPKAGAAITSHMDIDAVSFTGSTEVGRKVMQAAATSNLKVVSLELGGKSPLIIFDDADVDMAAQLAIFGILFNKGEVCVSSSRVYVQEGLYEELVKKLVEKAKAWVVGDPFDPKVQQGPQIDKKQFDKILSYIEHGKREGATLLTGGKPLDGKGYYIEPTIFSEIKEEMLIAKEEIFGPVLGLAKFKTVEEAIKRANSTRYGLAAGIVTKDINVANTVSRSIRAGSIWINCYAALDFDCPFSGYKMSGFGSSLGLEALDIYLKVKSVVTPLFNTPWL; this comes from the exons ATGGAGAGTAATAGCAACCAGAGCTCGGTCTCTTTTGTCAAAATTCCAACGATTAAGTTCACCAAGCTGTTCATCAATGGGGAATTTGTAGATGCCGTTTCAG GGAAAACATTCGAGACAATTGATCCGAGAACGGGAGAGATGATAGCAAGGGTTGCAGAAGGAGATAAGGAAGATGTTGATTTGGCTGTGAAGGCTGCACGACAGGCTTTCGACCATGGCCCATGGCCTCGCTTGCCAGGCTCT GCAAGAGCAAGGATAATGATGAAATTTGCGGACTTAATTGAGGAAAATGTAGAAGAATTAGCTGTCCTGGATACAATAGATGCCGGGAAATTGTTCAGTATGGGCAAGGCCATAGACATTCCTATGGCAGCAAAGAACCTTCGATATTATGCAGGTGCAGCTGATAAAATTCATGGAGAAGTGCTAAAAATGTCTCGTGAATTTCATGCATATACCTTGCGCGAGCCTATTGGTGTCGCAGGACTTATCATCCCCTGGAACTTCCCTAGCGCCATGCTCATGTGCAAAGTTAGCCCTGCTTTAGCCGCAGGGTGCACCATGGTTGTCAAACCTGCTGAACAAACTCCTCTCTCTGCTCTCTATTTTGCTCATCTTGCTAAGCTG GCTGGTATCCCTGATGGAGTGCTCAATGTTATAAACGGATATGGACCTAAGGCTGGGGCTGCCATTACATCTCATATGGACATTGATGCT GTTAGTTTTACCGGCTCCACGGAAGTGGGACGCAAAGTAATGCAAGCCGCAGCAACAAGCAACTTGAAAGTGGTTTCACTTGAATTAGGAGGCAAGTCACCCCTTATAATATTTGATGATGCGGATGTAGATATGGCCGCTCAGCTTGCTATCTTCGGCATCCTATTCAACAAG GGAGAAGTGTGTGTATCAAGTTCTCGTGTTTATGTTCAAGAAGGGTTATATGAGGAGCTTGTGAAGAAATTAGTGGAAAAGGCAAAAGCATGGGTGGTTGGGGATCCTTTTGATCCTAAAGTTCAGCAAGGACCCCAG ATCGACAAGAAGCAGTTTGACAAGATTCTTTCATACATTGAGCATGGCAAGAGAGAAGGAGCCACCCTATTAACAGGGGGTAAGCCCTTAGATGGGAAGGGATATTACATTGAACCTACGATTTTCAGTGAAATTAAG GAAGAAATGCTTATTGCAAAGGAAGAAATATTTGGGCCTGTTTTGGGGCTGGCAAAGTTCAA AACAGTTGAAGAGGCGATTAAGAGGGCAAACAGTACTAGATATGGACTAGCAGCGGGAATCGTGACCAAGGACATCAATGTGGCTAACACTGTATCAAGATCAATCCGAGCAGGCAGTATTTGGATCAATTGCTATGCTGCTCTCGATTTTGACTGTCCTTTCAGCGGGTATAAGATGAGTGGATTCGGAAGTTCTCTTGGATTAGAAGCCCTTGACATTTATCTTAAAGTTAAGTCGGTTGTAACTCCCCTTTTTAATACTCCCTGGCTTTGA
- the LOC122306492 gene encoding uncharacterized protein LOC122306492, producing MRRARNVFIRFSNEPNFVKALSREATDVDGVPYRGFHWHPDFDEEAEPSLVLVWVFLLGLPPNFYHESLLKNITSPFGRFLRRDNATRCATKTDGARVCLEMDAAVEPIRGIWIGMPNHSSSLYVNIECETLPAYCSICRVQGHNLQKCKRKEGAKSVGVKKGKEREENKKTCQLQNLTNGEEESKETEHLP from the coding sequence ATGAGAAGAGCCAGAAACGTGTTCATTCGGTTCTCAAACGAACCAAATTTTGTTAAGGCGTTATCGAGGGAAGCAACGGATGTAGATGGAGTTCCTTACCGGGGCTTCCACTGGCATCCGGACTTTGATGAGGAGGCCGAACCATCCCTAGTTCTGGTGTGGGTGTTCCTTCTAGGTTTGCCTCCTAATTTTTACCATGAATCTCTTTTGAAAAACATCACCTCTCCTTTTGGGCGTTTCCTACGCCGTGACAATGCCACAAGATGCGCCACCAAGACGGATGGAGCGAGAGTTTGCTTGGAGATGGACGCTGCTGTAGAACCAATCCGAGGGATCTGGATTGGCATGCCCAACCATAGTTCCAGCCTGTACGTGAATATTGAGTGTGAAACACTCCCTGCCTACTGCTCTATATGCAGAGTCCAAGGCCATAATCTCCAGAAGTGTAAACGGAAAGAGGGGGCCAAGAGCGTTGGTGTTAAAAAAGGGAAGGAAAgggaggaaaataaaaaaacttgccAGCTTCAGAACCTAacaaatggagaagaagaaagtaaagaaacAGAGCACTTACCGTAG